The Peromyscus maniculatus bairdii isolate BWxNUB_F1_BW_parent chromosome 6, HU_Pman_BW_mat_3.1, whole genome shotgun sequence genome has a segment encoding these proteins:
- the LOC121830274 gene encoding uncharacterized protein LOC121830274 — MTPTEAEVRRSRPVAIIASCRGPQERVGLRGEPAWTVSGEPDPPLPTPPPAQQSPRTQEAEAEGSPDLREFKASLVYKDSGGGSRWISGSLNFLLDCLENIKSSHWPGPGNIKTRMNEQACLVSQEKGRNSRPGVEQILLFSRI, encoded by the exons ATGACACCTACTGAGGCGGAAGTGCGGAGGAGCCGACCGGTTGCGATCATTGCTTCGTGCCGTGGGCCGCAGGAGCGGGTGGGCCTCCGTGGGGAGCCAGCGTGGACCGTGTCGGGGGAACCGGATCCCCCGCTCccgacccccccccccgctcAGCAGTCTCCGAG gactcaggaggcagaagcagagggatctccggatctccgtgagttcaaggccagcttggtctacaaa gactcaggaggcggaagcagatggatctccggatctct AAACTTCCTTCTTGACTGTTTAGAGAACATAAAGTCCTCACATTGGCCTGGCCCTGGAAATATCAAGACAAGAATGAATGAGCAAGCCTGCTTAGTGAGCCAAGAAAAAGGCAGAAACTCGAGGCCTGGAGTTGAACAGATCCTGCTTTTTAGCAGGATCTAA